A window of the Cuculus canorus isolate bCucCan1 chromosome 3, bCucCan1.pri, whole genome shotgun sequence genome harbors these coding sequences:
- the LOC128851877 gene encoding sulfotransferase 6B1-like, translating into MSRSSERFIKTIDDCFSQAENVPTEGLLFSYGGILHLATISSPETLEALETFEARNDDVILAGYPKTGTNWLDQIVRELESTDAKCTEEEMKEKIDAEKKLEIFPRLEFGDPGVYERMKNLPSRRIILTHLPPHLLPVSILQGKAKILLLVRNPKDTAVSYYHFYNNMPVLPSFTSWDEYFPAFMSGKVAWGSYFDHLIEWNKYIDHERIVMMNYEELKEDQIQGMKKIAAFFGFSLSEEDFHRIAKKTSFQAMKDKSKETHGKFGDILFRKGVVGNWKDLFSKAQNEEMDRKFQDCLGGTKLAAKMKYDVYCKA; encoded by the exons ATGAGCAGAAGTAGCGAAAGATTCATTAAAACAATAGATGATTGTTTTTCACAGGCGGAAAATGTTCCCACAGAAGGCTTGCTGTTTTCCTATGGAGGTATTTTACACCTTGCTACAATCAGTAGTCCAGAAACCTTGGAAGCTCTGGAAACCTTTGAAGCAAGGAACGACGATGTGATTCTAGCAGGCTATCCTAAAACGG gaacCAACTGGCTTGACCAAATTGTGAGGGAGTTGGAATCAACTGATGCCAAAtgtacagaagaagaaatgaaggagaaaatagaTGCTGAAAAGAAGCTAGAGATATTTCCACGTCTAGAATTCGGAGATCCTGGGGTATATGAG AGGATGAAGAACCTGCCTTCCAGAAGAATTATACTAACCCACCTGCCACCTCATCTCCTACCTGTGTCCATTCTCCAAGGCAAGGCTAAG atCCTTCTGCTAGTTCGGAACCCCAAAGACACAGCTGTCTCCTATTACCACTTCTACAACAACATGCCAGTGCTGCCATCCTTCACCTCCTGGGATGAGTACTTTCCAGCCTTCATGAGTGGGAAAG TGGCCTGGGGATCCTACTTTGACCACTTAATAGAATGGAACAAATATATCGACCATGAGAGGATCGTGATGATGAACTATGAGGAACTCAAAGAG GACCAGATACAGGGAATGAAAAAgattgctgctttctttggaTTCTCCTTGTCTGAGGAAGATTTTCACAGAATTGCCAAGAAGACTAGTTTTCAAGCTATGAAAGACAAATCCAAGGAAACCCATGGAAAGTTTGGGGACATCCTCTTCCGGAAGG GTGTTGTTGGGAACTGGAAAGACCTGTTCTCTAAAGCTCAGAATGAAGAAATGGACCGAAAATTTCAGGACTGCCTAGGAGGAACGAAGCTGGCAGCAAAGATGAAATATGATGTGTACTGCAAGGCCTGA